The following nucleotide sequence is from Streptomyces caniferus.
TGCCGCCGAGGCCTCCCCGGACAGCACATCGGCGAGCGCGCCCAGCAGCGCGACGAGCCCGCACCCGCCGGCGTCCACGACACCGGCCCGGCCCAGGACCGCGAGCTGTCCGGGGGTCTCCTGCAGGGCGGCGCGGGCGCCTTCGTGGGCGGCGCGGGCGACCTCGGCGGCCCCGGCGTCCTCGCCCGCGGCCCGCTCCGCGGCATCCGCGGCGGCGGTCGCCACCGTCAGGACGGTCCCCTCCACGGGGTGGGCGACGGCCTCGTAGGTCGACGCGGCGGCCCGGCGCAGTGCCTGCCGCAGGGCGCCGGCGGAGCCGTCGGTGGCGGCCAGTACCTCGGTCATCCCGCGCAGCATCTGGGCCACGATCGTCCCGGAGTTGCCGCGGGCCCCGATGAGGGCGCCGTGTGCCATGGCGCCGATGGCGTCGGCGAGGCGGGGTGCGGTACCGGCCGAGGCGTGCCCGTCGAAGGCGGCCTCGACCGCGCGGGCGGCCGATTCGAGGGTCAGGTAGAGGTTGGTGCCGGTGTCGCCGTCGGCCACCGGATAGACGTTGATCGCGTCGATCCGCTCGCGTTCCCGTCCGAGCGCCTCCAGAGCCAGCCCGCACCAGGAGCGGACCGCGGCGGCGTCGAGCGGGTACGGCACGTCGTCCTCCTGGGTCACGGGATGCACCGCACAGTAGCCGCGCTGCGGGGGCGGGGCCGGGGCGGGGGCCCTGGGGTGCGTGGTAGTTTCGTTCTACGGGAGCGGTCGTTGTATGCTGCTCCGGTTGCCCGATGAAAATCGGGCCATTCCTCTCCTGACGGTGCCGGTAGGGCAATGCACTCGGCTCGTCGGGATTCACCGTAAGTGCATCTGAAGTCTTTGGAGTGACCCGTGGCTGCCAACTGCGACGTCTGCGGCAAGGGGCCGGGCTTCGGCAAGAGTGTCTCGCACTCGCATCGCCGTACCAACCGTCGTTGGAACCCCAACATCCAGACGGTGCGTGCAGTGATCGGGCGCACGCCGAAGCGGCTGAACGCCTGCACCTCGTGCATCAAGGCCGGCAAGGTCTCGCGCTGACGCCTTAGCCGTAGCGCAGCCCAGCCGGTTGCTCGAGAAGCCGGTCCACCTTCGTGGTGGGCCGGCTTCTGCCTTTCCCGGGGCCGGGCACGGTAGCGGCCCCGCCCGGCCGGGGGGCCGCGGTGCGCGCGGTCAGTGCGTGCCGCGCCAGCGCCAGCCGTGGTCCACGGGACCGATGCCCGCGCCCAGCCGGAAGCCGGCCGCGAGGGCTCCGGTGACGTAGTCCTTCGCCGCCGCCGCGGCCTGCGGGACGGTGTCCCCCTTGGCGAGCTGCGCGGCGAGCGCGCTGGCGAGGGTGCAGCCGGTGCCGTGGGTGTGCCGGTTGTCGTGGCGCGGGGCGCGCAGCCAGTGCTCCTCGGTGCCGTCGGTGAGCAGGTCGACGGCGCCGCCTTCGCCTCCGGCGGGCCCGGCCGTGAGATGGCCTCCCTTGATGAGCGCCCAGCGCGGGCCGAAGTCCAGGATCGCGGCGGCCGCCCGCCGCATATCGGCCTCCTCCTCGACGCGGACACCGGTCAGCTGGGCGACCTCGTCCAGGTTGGGGGTGGCGACGGTGGCGGTCGGCAGCAGCACGGTGCGGACCGCGTCCAGGGCACTGGCGGCGAGCAGCGCGTCGCCGTGCTTGGAGACGCCTACCGGGTCGATGACGACCGGTGCCCGCACTCCGGCGAGCAGTTCGGCGACGGTCTCGACGAGTTCGGCCGAGGAGAGCATCCCGGTCTTCACCGCCTGCACGCCGATGTCGTCGACGACGCTGCGGAACTGGGCCCGTACGGCCTCGGCCGGCAGCTCCCACGCGCCCTGCACGCCCAGGGAGTTCTGGGCGGTGACGGCGGTGAGCACGCTCATGCCATGGGTGCCGAGCGCCAGCATCGTCTTCAGGTCGGCCTGGATGCCCGCGCCGCCGCCGGAGTCGGACCCGGCGACGGTCAGGACGCGTGGAGGTATGTGCATACCGCCGAATCTACTCGGCGGCGCCCCGCGGCCCCGCGGGGCGCCCGTACCGGCGCCGCCGATGGCCCGCGACAGGCCTATTCGGCGTCCCCGTTGTCGCCGAAGTGGTCCCAGCCGGCCTTCACCCAGGGAGCGCCGTCCACCGTCACCTGCGGCAGCGCGGAGGGGTGGAGGACCTCGCCGATGACCTTCCAGCGGGCCGGCAGCTTCACATCGGGCGGGAAGGTGGCCACGATCGCGTGGTCCTCGCCCCCGTTGAGCACCCACTGCATCGGGTCCACGCCCACGGCCGTGCCGATGTCGGACATCTGTGACGGGATGTCGATACCGGCGGAGCGCAGATCGATCCGGACCTTGCTGGCCTCGGCGATGTGCCCGAGATCGGCGACGAGTCCGTCGCTGACGTCCGTCATGGCGGTGGCGCCGAGTCCGGCGGCCGCCGGTCCCGCGTGGTACGGCGGTTCGGGGCGGCGGTGGGCCTCCACGAAGGCGCGCGGCGAGCGGAACCCGCGGGAGAGGACGGCATGACCGGCGGCGGACCAGCCGAGCCAGCCGGTCACCGCGACCACGTCGCCGGGCTGGGCGCCGGCCCGGGTGACCGGTTCCTGGTTGCGCAGATCGCCGAGCGCCGTGATGGCGACGGTGATGGTGTCGCCGCGGACCACGTCCCCGCCGACGACCGCGGCGCCCGCCACCTGGCACTCGTCGCGCAGTCCGTCCATCAGCTCGGTCGGCCAGGTCGCGGGGAGCTCCGCGGGCACGACCAGGCCGAGCAGGATCGCCGTGGGCACCGCGCCCATCGCCGCGATGTCGGCGAGGTTCTGCGCGGCGGCCTTGCGGCCGACGTCGTAGGCGGTGGACCAGTCGCGCCTGAAGTGCCGGCCCTCCAGGAGGATGTCGGTGCTGGCGACCACCCTCCGGTCCGGCGCGGTGACCACCGCGGCGTCGTCACCCGGCCCGATCCGTACGGCCGGAGTGGTGGTGAGCCGGGAGGTGAGCTCCCTGATCAGCCCGAACTCCCCCAGCTCGCCCACGGTGCCCTTCATGCTGTTGCCCTTCCCATGTGTACGGACGGTCCGTACGTGGCTGACGACTGTGCCGCACTTGCCGAGTTCACCGCGCGGGTCTCCCCGCTCCGCACGGTGACGCGGTACCGTGGCGTCCCTTCTTCCCACATGATCCTCGTAGCCGCCCTGGAGGTTCCGTGGTACAGGCCTACATCCTGATCCAGACCGAGGTCGGCAAGGCCTCGGCGGTCGCCGAGGTGATCTCCACGATCCGTGGTGTGCTGCAGGCCGAGGACGTGACCGGTCCCTATGACGTCATCGTGCGCGCACAGGCCGACACGGTCGACGAGCTGGGCCGCATGGTGGTCGCGAAAGTCCAGCAAGTGGAAGGCATCACGCGCACCCTTACCTGCCCGGTCGTCCATCTCTAGCTCCCCCGTATCCTCGGCCGGGTGATCTCTACGCGCCGCCGGCACCTGGCCCTCCCGGTGCTCACCGTGCTGTTCGCCGCGGTGAGCTGTTCCTCCGAAGACGTGGCCGTGCCCTCCCCCAAGGGCGAAGCGGTGCGGTACTGCAAGGCGCTCCACAAGGAGTTGCCGCAGACCGTGGACGGGCTGAAGCGGGGTACCCCCGAGCCCGTCTCCGACTTCACTGCCATATGGGGCGATCCTGCCGTGAAACTGCGCTGCGGGGTGCCGAAGCCCGACGTCCTGACGTACGGGAGTGAACATTACAACCCCGGCGCCGACGCGGCGGAAGTCAACGGGGTCGAATGGCTCTTCCAGAAGCAGGACGACGGCTATCGCTTCACGACGGTGCTGCGGAAGGCCTACGTCGAGGTCACCGTTCCCCGGAAGTACGCCCCCGAGGTCGATGTGCTCACCGATCTCGGGGGCGCCGTGAAGAAGACGGTTCCCGCCGGGGTCTAGGGGGTGTCGTTCGGACACCCCCTGGATCCGGACCCGCGCGAGGGCCGCAGCGGCCCCCGGGGCGGGCGGTGGCTCAGCGCAGTCCCGTGGAGCGCTGCAGCGCGGCCTGCAGGAGCCGGTCGATCAGCTCGGGGTAGCTCACGCCGCTCTCCTGCCACATCCGCGGGTACATCGAGATGGGCGTGAAGCCGGGGAGCGTATTGATCTCGTTGATCACGAACTCGCCGTTGTCCTGCAGGAAGAAGTCCGCGCGCACCAGGCCCTCGCAGGACGCCGCCTCGAAGGCCGCGACGGCCAGCTCCTGGACCTTCGCGGTCTGCTCGGCGGTCAGCGGCGCCGGCACGATCCCGTCGGCCGAGTCGATGTACTTGGCCTCGAAGTCGTAGAAGTCGTGCGCGGTGACCGGCGGGATCTCGGCCGGCACGCTGGCCCGCGGGCCGTCCTCGAACTCCAGCACCCCGCACTCGATCTCGCGGCCGCGCAGCAGCGACTCCACGAGGATCTTGGGGTCGTGCCGACGGGCCTCCTCGATCGCCTCGTCCAGGCCGCCGAGGCCGTCGACCTTGGTGATGCCCATGGACGAACCGGCCCGGGCGGGCTTCACGAAGAGCGGCCAGCCGTGCTCACCGGCGAAGTCCACGATCTTCCTGCGGGCCGCTGCAGGATCCTTTTCCCACTCGCGGGGGCGGATGACCTCGTACGGGCCGACCGGCAGCCCGAAGGAGGTGAACACCCGCTTCATGTAGTCCTTGTCCTGGCCGACGGCGGAGGCGAGCACGCCCGAGCCGACGTAGGGCACACCGGAGAGCTCCAGCAGGCCCTGCAGGGTGCCGTCCTCGCCGTAGGGGCCGTGCAGGACGGGGAAGACGACGTCGACCTCGCCCAGCGCCTTGGGGACCGAGCCCGGCTCGCTGTAGACGACCTCGCGGTTGGTGGGGTCGAC
It contains:
- the rpmB gene encoding 50S ribosomal protein L28, producing MAANCDVCGKGPGFGKSVSHSHRRTNRRWNPNIQTVRAVIGRTPKRLNACTSCIKAGKVSR
- a CDS encoding thiamine-phosphate kinase, with protein sequence MKGTVGELGEFGLIRELTSRLTTTPAVRIGPGDDAAVVTAPDRRVVASTDILLEGRHFRRDWSTAYDVGRKAAAQNLADIAAMGAVPTAILLGLVVPAELPATWPTELMDGLRDECQVAGAAVVGGDVVRGDTITVAITALGDLRNQEPVTRAGAQPGDVVAVTGWLGWSAAGHAVLSRGFRSPRAFVEAHRRPEPPYHAGPAAAGLGATAMTDVSDGLVADLGHIAEASKVRIDLRSAGIDIPSQMSDIGTAVGVDPMQWVLNGGEDHAIVATFPPDVKLPARWKVIGEVLHPSALPQVTVDGAPWVKAGWDHFGDNGDAE
- a CDS encoding Lrp/AsnC ligand binding domain-containing protein produces the protein MVQAYILIQTEVGKASAVAEVISTIRGVLQAEDVTGPYDVIVRAQADTVDELGRMVVAKVQQVEGITRTLTCPVVHL
- a CDS encoding D-alanine--D-alanine ligase family protein, whose amino-acid sequence is MSSETSPHKPRVAVVFGGRSSEHAISVLTAGAVLRAIDREKYDVLPIGITTDGRWALTADDPERMAITDRQLPTVAALAESTEGGVVLPVDPTNREVVYSEPGSVPKALGEVDVVFPVLHGPYGEDGTLQGLLELSGVPYVGSGVLASAVGQDKDYMKRVFTSFGLPVGPYEVIRPREWEKDPAAARRKIVDFAGEHGWPLFVKPARAGSSMGITKVDGLGGLDEAIEEARRHDPKILVESLLRGREIECGVLEFEDGPRASVPAEIPPVTAHDFYDFEAKYIDSADGIVPAPLTAEQTAKVQELAVAAFEAASCEGLVRADFFLQDNGEFVINEINTLPGFTPISMYPRMWQESGVSYPELIDRLLQAALQRSTGLR
- the thiD gene encoding bifunctional hydroxymethylpyrimidine kinase/phosphomethylpyrimidine kinase, translating into MHIPPRVLTVAGSDSGGGAGIQADLKTMLALGTHGMSVLTAVTAQNSLGVQGAWELPAEAVRAQFRSVVDDIGVQAVKTGMLSSAELVETVAELLAGVRAPVVIDPVGVSKHGDALLAASALDAVRTVLLPTATVATPNLDEVAQLTGVRVEEEADMRRAAAAILDFGPRWALIKGGHLTAGPAGGEGGAVDLLTDGTEEHWLRAPRHDNRHTHGTGCTLASALAAQLAKGDTVPQAAAAAKDYVTGALAAGFRLGAGIGPVDHGWRWRGTH
- a CDS encoding DUF3515 domain-containing protein, which encodes MISTRRRHLALPVLTVLFAAVSCSSEDVAVPSPKGEAVRYCKALHKELPQTVDGLKRGTPEPVSDFTAIWGDPAVKLRCGVPKPDVLTYGSEHYNPGADAAEVNGVEWLFQKQDDGYRFTTVLRKAYVEVTVPRKYAPEVDVLTDLGGAVKKTVPAGV